The genome window TTTCAGCATGTGAATATCTTTTAAGCGAAGGTATAAAAACAGTTTACAATGTTGACGGAGGAATAGACCGGTGGGCTGATGAAGCAGATACAACTCTCGAAAAATATTAAAAGGATTATGTCATGTTAGAACCCGGCAAAAAAGCACCCGCATTTACTTTAAAAAACCAGGATGGAAAATCAGTTTCGCTGAAAGATTTTACCGGCAAACAGGTTATCCTTTATTTTTATCCCAAGGATATGACAAGCGGTTGTACTCAGGAGGCTTGTGATTTCAGAGACCGTTTTGACCATGTAAAAACCGCGAAAGCTGTTATACTGGGAGTTAGTCCTGATTCAGTGGCGATGCATAAGAAATTTGCCGAAAAATACGAACTTCCGTTTGATCTTCTCAGTGATGAATCAAAAGAAATGCTTATGAAATACGGTGTATGGAAAGAAAAGAGCATGTACGGCAAAAAATATATGGGAGTAGAACGGACAACGGTTATCATTGACAAAGAAGGAAAGATAAAACAGATTTTCCCAAAGGTTAAAGTTAATGGTCACGCTGACGAAGTCCTGAAAGCATTGAAATAGCCGATGGTTTATATAACGAGAAGAGAAACCTTCGCTGCATCCCATAGACTGTATAATCCGGGATGGAGTGATGAAAAGAATAATGAAGTTTATGATAAGTGCGCCAATAAAAACGGGCACGGGCATAACTATGTTCTCGAAGTAGTGGTAAAAGGTGAAATTGACCCTGAAACCGGTTACCTCCTGGACTTAAAGATCTTAAAAGATATTATCAAAAAAAATGTAATTGCCATCGTTGATCACAAGCATCTTAATTTTGATGTCCCTTTCCTGGAAGGCATAATTCCGACAGCTGAAAACATTGCCATTGGTATCTGGA of Ignavibacteriales bacterium contains these proteins:
- the bcp gene encoding thioredoxin-dependent thiol peroxidase translates to MLEPGKKAPAFTLKNQDGKSVSLKDFTGKQVILYFYPKDMTSGCTQEACDFRDRFDHVKTAKAVILGVSPDSVAMHKKFAEKYELPFDLLSDESKEMLMKYGVWKEKSMYGKKYMGVERTTVIIDKEGKIKQIFPKVKVNGHADEVLKALK
- a CDS encoding 6-carboxytetrahydropterin synthase, whose product is MVYITRRETFAASHRLYNPGWSDEKNNEVYDKCANKNGHGHNYVLEVVVKGEIDPETGYLLDLKILKDIIKKNVIAIVDHKHLNFDVPFLEGIIPTAENIAIGIWNQLVDKLPAGELHAVKLYETENNYVEYKG